The Triticum urartu cultivar G1812 chromosome 5, Tu2.1, whole genome shotgun sequence genome contains the following window.
GCATACAAATCTTTCTACCATGCAGAAGAGCTGGAAAACCGGCGGCTTGAGAACGTGCAGCCTACCTCTTGGGACGATGAATGTACGTATGGCGCGCCGTGTTTGTTCTCTCTAGGTGCATTTTTCTTAGCTTTGAGTGGACATGCGAATTAATTTTGGTCTGTACTGTGTGCTTCCTGCAGGGATTGTAACACTGAACATCACAGATAATGTGGTGGAGGATGAAGACACTAGCAGCATCGTGAGCAGTTTCTCGACAGACAGCCCCTTCTCGATAGACGCCGAGGAGGAGACTGACAAGGAGGAGGCTGAcaatgaggaggaggaggaggctgacaaggaggaggaggaagaagaggaggaggaggaggaagaggctgACGGAGACGGTGACAAGAAAAAGGAGGAGGAGGATCAGACTGACGACGATGATGGCGACCAGACTGACGATGGCAATGGCGAGGACCTCAGCTAACTCCAAGCTCTGCTTAAGACAGACTAAATGATTTGCTGGTAATAAGAAGCCTTATGCATCTTCTGGGCAGCTATATTATGt
Protein-coding sequences here:
- the LOC125555519 gene encoding NAD-dependent protein deacetylase HST1-like — encoded protein: MDSGGSSGGNNQGKKKGKKRVLTAEELENRRLENVQPTSWDDEWIVTLNITDNVVEDEDTSSIVSSFSTDSPFSIDAEEETDKEEADNEEEEEADKEEEEEEEEEEEEADGDGDKKKEEEDQTDDDDGDQTDDGNGEDLS